A part of Streptomyces sp. DSM 40750 genomic DNA contains:
- a CDS encoding DMT family transporter, with protein MNATLVAVALSLVSAVAYAAAAVAQERLASRSADAGVRRMLASGAWWSSVALNAGAALLHVVALKYGPLTVVQPLGALTLVAAVPLGARVAGRRVTATEWRGTALTLAGLAAILIAASGPAPDDVLSVPEALAVAGATAALIGFLSRPGTKPGLRHASASGMASGVASALTQTVTVAATDRSGSLLNAQVVVVALLIAAFAVGGLLLSQTAYRGGLGAPLSVVTLANPLAAAVIGLSLLGEGLRGGAAGVLLAVAGAAVAARGVVLLTRGTPATETRPMGQTPVDEDHPVAAVLALEPRHAPTEPSLVPRRPGSPAPAHLTPL; from the coding sequence ATGAACGCCACCCTCGTCGCCGTCGCCCTGTCCCTGGTGTCCGCCGTCGCCTACGCGGCCGCCGCCGTGGCCCAGGAGCGGCTCGCCTCCCGCAGCGCCGACGCGGGCGTACGGCGGATGCTCGCCAGCGGCGCCTGGTGGAGTTCGGTCGCGCTGAACGCCGGGGCCGCGCTGCTGCACGTGGTGGCCCTCAAGTACGGCCCCCTCACCGTCGTGCAGCCCCTCGGCGCGCTGACCCTCGTGGCCGCGGTGCCGCTCGGCGCGCGTGTGGCCGGGCGCCGGGTCACCGCGACGGAGTGGCGCGGCACCGCGCTCACCCTGGCCGGCCTGGCGGCGATACTGATCGCCGCCTCGGGCCCCGCCCCTGACGACGTGCTGAGCGTCCCCGAGGCCCTCGCGGTGGCCGGCGCGACCGCCGCGCTGATCGGCTTCCTCTCCCGCCCCGGCACCAAGCCCGGACTGCGCCACGCCTCCGCCTCCGGCATGGCCTCGGGCGTCGCCTCCGCGCTCACCCAGACCGTCACGGTGGCCGCCACGGACCGCTCGGGCTCCCTCCTCAACGCCCAGGTCGTCGTGGTGGCCCTCCTGATCGCCGCGTTCGCCGTAGGCGGCCTCCTCCTCTCCCAGACCGCCTACCGAGGCGGCCTCGGCGCGCCCCTCTCGGTCGTGACCCTCGCCAACCCCCTGGCGGCCGCCGTGATCGGCCTCTCCCTCCTCGGCGAGGGCCTGCGGGGCGGCGCGGCGGGGGTACTGCTCGCCGTGGCGGGAGCGGCGGTGGCCGCCCGGGGTGTGGTCCTCCTGACCCGGGGGACCCCGGCGACGGAAACCCGACCGATGGGGCAGACACCGGTGGACGAGGACCACCCGGTGGCGGCGGTCCTCGCCCTGGAGCCCAGGCACGCCCCGACGGAGCCGTCGCTGGTCCCCCGCCGGCCGGGGTCACCGGCGCCGGCACACCTCACCCCCCTCTGA
- a CDS encoding carbohydrate binding domain-containing protein → MKHVTEIRRSIAGTVVTLLLACAAVVLTPAAPAQAAGSNYYVDCSASTNGTGTSDSPWNSLAGPNAKTFAPGDQLLLKRGTTCSGTLHPLGSGSASGGSISIDAYGTGALPVIAAGGATDAIYLHNQEYWEISNLEITNTGAVKGANARRGVYVVLENYGTGNHYKISNLSIHDVNGNNSKEVDGSAGILFAVLGTTTPSAFNDVVIDGNTVANIARSGINMSSTWLCRPSIGCNNPAWTPWTGVVVRNNTVHDTDGDGIVVQMSKDALIEHNVVYNAAKASNAANAGIWAWDSDGTVIQYNEAYGTKKNSGNPDGQGFDVDYGQDGTIVQYNYSHDNEGGFILFCGCGGGSRLSSNAVVRYNVSEDDRLHVVNMLGSQDSKFYNNTIYIPSGSTANIFEVSGAWNDLTLANNLIYNLGSGDYVYTSGQPASNFSWRNNLFYGNHPAGEPTGNGNITADPLLVSPGSGGTGIDSVDGYQLTAGSPAIGAGVVIPDNGGKDYWGSPVPSVCAPDIGADQFSSPNDATCLANENLGFEKGSLTAWSAWNSASVVSSGAHSGTYAVRVGPSPASVENYVPVAPRTTYRVSGWVKSAVAGEVVNVGVKNTGGLETLASASGTDWTYVSADFTTGAANGTVRLYCYKSSGTGNGYCDDLAVTPVKNHVINGNFESGHTVPWRNGDFSLTSTSSNGNAAGLTNSSLSGSTLWQLIYTLNPNTTYRLTGAIASQTAGTTTALEAKLYNGTAVTSASTTSSTYSKQSTTFTTGSGVTTARIYCHLVSGTGDGYCDEVTLTQQ, encoded by the coding sequence ATGAAACATGTCACAGAGATAAGACGGTCCATCGCAGGCACGGTCGTCACCCTGCTGCTCGCCTGCGCAGCGGTGGTGTTGACACCGGCCGCACCGGCACAGGCCGCCGGATCCAACTACTACGTCGACTGCTCGGCGTCGACGAACGGAACCGGCACCTCCGACTCGCCGTGGAACTCCCTGGCGGGCCCCAACGCGAAGACCTTCGCACCGGGGGACCAGCTGCTGCTGAAGCGAGGGACGACCTGCTCCGGCACCCTGCACCCGCTGGGCTCGGGCAGCGCGTCCGGCGGATCCATCTCCATCGACGCCTACGGCACCGGAGCCCTGCCGGTCATCGCCGCGGGCGGCGCCACGGACGCGATCTACCTGCACAACCAGGAGTACTGGGAGATCTCCAACCTGGAGATCACGAACACCGGCGCGGTGAAGGGGGCGAACGCGCGGCGCGGTGTCTACGTGGTGCTGGAGAACTACGGCACCGGCAACCACTACAAGATCAGCAACCTCAGCATCCACGATGTGAACGGAAACAACTCCAAGGAGGTCGACGGCAGCGCCGGCATCCTCTTCGCCGTTCTCGGCACCACGACGCCCAGCGCCTTCAACGACGTCGTCATCGACGGCAACACCGTCGCGAACATCGCCCGCAGTGGCATCAACATGTCGAGCACCTGGCTGTGCCGGCCGTCCATCGGCTGCAACAACCCCGCCTGGACCCCGTGGACCGGTGTCGTCGTCAGGAACAACACCGTTCATGACACCGACGGCGACGGCATCGTCGTGCAGATGTCCAAGGACGCCCTCATCGAGCACAACGTCGTCTACAACGCGGCGAAGGCGAGCAACGCGGCGAACGCCGGTATCTGGGCCTGGGACTCCGACGGGACCGTGATCCAGTACAACGAGGCGTACGGCACCAAGAAGAACTCCGGGAACCCCGACGGCCAGGGCTTCGACGTCGACTACGGGCAGGACGGCACGATCGTCCAGTACAACTACAGCCACGACAACGAGGGAGGGTTCATCCTCTTCTGCGGCTGCGGCGGAGGGTCACGCCTCAGCAGCAACGCGGTGGTCCGCTACAACGTCAGCGAGGACGACCGTCTCCACGTCGTCAACATGCTCGGCTCCCAGGACTCCAAGTTCTACAACAACACCATCTACATCCCGTCCGGATCCACCGCGAACATCTTCGAGGTCTCGGGCGCCTGGAACGACCTCACCCTCGCCAACAACCTCATCTACAACCTGGGCAGCGGCGACTACGTCTACACCTCCGGCCAGCCGGCCTCGAACTTCTCCTGGCGGAACAACCTCTTCTACGGCAACCACCCGGCGGGCGAGCCGACCGGGAACGGCAACATCACCGCGGATCCGCTGCTCGTCTCGCCCGGCAGCGGCGGCACGGGCATCGACTCCGTCGACGGCTACCAACTGACCGCGGGCTCCCCGGCCATCGGCGCGGGAGTCGTCATCCCCGACAACGGCGGCAAGGACTACTGGGGTTCGCCCGTTCCCTCGGTCTGCGCGCCCGACATCGGCGCCGACCAGTTCAGCTCGCCCAACGACGCCACCTGTCTCGCGAACGAGAACCTCGGGTTCGAGAAGGGGTCGCTCACGGCGTGGAGCGCGTGGAACTCCGCATCGGTGGTGAGTTCGGGCGCCCACAGCGGAACCTACGCGGTCCGGGTCGGGCCGTCGCCCGCCTCGGTGGAGAACTACGTCCCCGTCGCACCCCGGACGACGTACCGCGTCTCGGGCTGGGTCAAGTCCGCCGTCGCCGGTGAGGTCGTGAACGTCGGCGTCAAGAACACCGGCGGCCTGGAGACGCTGGCGAGCGCCAGCGGCACCGACTGGACCTATGTCTCCGCCGACTTCACCACCGGGGCGGCGAACGGCACCGTGCGGCTGTACTGCTACAAGAGCTCGGGCACCGGGAACGGCTACTGCGACGACCTCGCCGTCACCCCCGTCAAGAACCACGTCATCAACGGCAACTTCGAGTCCGGCCACACCGTGCCCTGGCGCAACGGTGACTTCTCGCTCACCAGCACGTCGTCCAACGGCAACGCCGCCGGACTGACGAACTCGTCCCTCAGCGGCAGCACCCTCTGGCAGCTGATCTACACCCTCAACCCGAACACCACCTACCGTCTGACCGGCGCGATCGCCAGCCAGACCGCCGGAACCACGACGGCACTGGAGGCCAAGCTCTACAACGGCACCGCTGTCACGAGCGCCTCGACCACATCGAGCACCTACTCGAAGCAGTCGACGACCTTCACCACGGGCTCGGGTGTGACCACCGCCCGCATCTACTGCCACCTCGTCTCCGGAACCGGCGACGGCTACTGCGACGAAGTCACCCTGACCCAGCAGTGA
- a CDS encoding CocE/NonD family hydrolase → MTEIQIELDVPAETRDGTVLRADGYRPGGTGPWPVLPARLPYGKQTPMMAAGLDPLAAASHGSMVVIQGTRGRFASEGGWEPFTYAESDGYDTVRWAAALPGSNGSVGMIGGSYFGNTQWMAALSKPPELKKTLRGGSAPGWISPALNLNAQHNALTRRNRHPRDSWVALRIWRAGAVRVDLGIVTERVRQGPPLAGPRHQANRASGCSSMRYRLSCAWTRAGRRTGAGTGLGT, encoded by the coding sequence ATGACGGAGATCCAGATCGAGCTCGACGTTCCGGCGGAGACGCGTGACGGCACGGTGCTGCGCGCGGATGGCTACCGGCCCGGCGGTACGGGGCCGTGGCCGGTACTGCCGGCGCGGCTGCCGTACGGCAAGCAGACGCCCATGATGGCCGCCGGCCTCGATCCCCTGGCGGCGGCCAGTCACGGTTCCATGGTGGTCATCCAGGGCACCCGTGGCCGGTTCGCCTCCGAGGGCGGGTGGGAGCCGTTCACGTATGCGGAAAGCGACGGTTACGACACCGTGCGGTGGGCCGCCGCCCTCCCCGGCTCGAACGGCTCCGTCGGCATGATCGGCGGCAGCTACTTCGGCAACACCCAGTGGATGGCGGCGCTGTCGAAGCCGCCGGAGCTGAAGAAAACCCTGCGAGGAGGGTCAGCCCCGGGCTGGATCAGCCCGGCGCTGAACCTGAACGCTCAGCACAATGCTCTCACCCGGCGAAACAGACATCCGAGGGATTCATGGGTCGCTCTGCGGATCTGGAGGGCGGGGGCCGTTCGCGTCGACCTCGGCATCGTCACCGAGCGGGTGAGACAAGGGCCACCGCTCGCCGGCCCGCGGCATCAAGCCAACAGGGCCAGTGGTTGCTCTTCGATGCGGTATCGGCTCAGCTGCGCATGGACGCGGGCCGGACGACGTACTGGCGCAGGTACAGGTCTCGGTACGTGA
- a CDS encoding SNG1 family protein, with translation MSGIHPFRVLRARPLWIANGVITGVLALLFTVFYVGANIDPVDHMTKLPVGLVNADKGVAVGGKQVNLGARITESIKKSTASGDKIDWKLMDEKEMKDELGEGKLYGALVVPADFTSSATALAGAATTGTPARPTLTVLTNQSAGSMGSSLARTATTQAAESASLQVGKELTSLGGTGQAKLPAAARILLADPAAVTVEDGHPLDSRSGLGMTAFYYALVLVVVGMLSANVISGQVDHALGYTHNDMGPLRLHRPLIRATRVQALAISSTLMAGLSLLMGSLVMVGAVGLMGMDAAHLPLLWLFSVCAIAVSGIGALTLLAVFGTPGMLVVTLVFIGMAVPTANATTPIQALPGFYRFLAEFEPLRQITGGIRSILYYDAQADAGLTRGWVMMAVGLAAAALFGFGMTSWYDRKGLHRIPAETKPEKTAAPA, from the coding sequence ATGAGTGGGATTCACCCGTTCCGCGTCCTGCGCGCCAGGCCTCTGTGGATCGCCAACGGCGTCATCACGGGCGTCCTCGCGTTGCTGTTCACCGTGTTCTATGTCGGGGCCAACATTGATCCCGTAGATCACATGACCAAGCTGCCCGTCGGTCTGGTCAACGCCGACAAGGGGGTTGCTGTCGGCGGCAAGCAGGTCAACCTGGGGGCACGGATCACCGAGTCGATCAAGAAGTCCACCGCGAGCGGAGACAAGATCGACTGGAAGCTGATGGACGAGAAGGAGATGAAGGACGAACTGGGTGAGGGCAAGCTGTACGGCGCGCTCGTCGTCCCCGCCGACTTCACCTCCTCCGCCACCGCACTCGCCGGCGCCGCGACCACCGGAACCCCGGCCCGCCCGACGCTGACGGTGCTGACCAACCAGTCCGCCGGCAGCATGGGCTCCAGCCTGGCCCGGACGGCGACAACGCAGGCGGCCGAGAGCGCCTCGCTCCAGGTGGGCAAGGAGCTCACGTCCCTGGGCGGGACGGGGCAGGCGAAGCTGCCCGCCGCGGCACGTATCCTGCTGGCCGATCCGGCCGCCGTCACGGTCGAGGACGGCCATCCCCTCGACTCGCGCAGCGGCCTGGGTATGACGGCGTTCTACTACGCGCTCGTCCTGGTGGTCGTCGGCATGCTCTCCGCCAACGTCATCAGCGGCCAGGTGGACCACGCCCTCGGCTACACCCACAACGACATGGGCCCGCTGCGCCTGCACCGCCCGCTGATCCGGGCGACCCGGGTGCAGGCCCTCGCCATCAGCAGCACCCTCATGGCCGGGCTGTCACTGCTGATGGGGAGCCTGGTCATGGTGGGCGCGGTCGGCCTCATGGGCATGGACGCCGCCCATCTGCCGCTGCTGTGGCTGTTCTCGGTGTGCGCCATCGCGGTCTCCGGGATCGGTGCGCTCACCCTGCTCGCCGTCTTCGGCACGCCCGGCATGCTGGTGGTCACGCTGGTCTTCATCGGGATGGCGGTACCGACGGCCAACGCCACCACGCCGATCCAGGCACTGCCCGGCTTCTACCGCTTCCTGGCGGAGTTCGAACCGCTGCGGCAGATCACCGGCGGCATCCGCTCGATCCTCTACTACGACGCCCAGGCCGACGCCGGCCTGACCCGTGGCTGGGTCATGATGGCCGTCGGCCTCGCGGCAGCCGCACTCTTCGGCTTCGGCATGACCAGTTGGTACGACCGCAAGGGGCTGCATCGCATCCCCGCCGAGACGAAGCCCGAGAAGACCGCTGCCCCGGCGTAG
- a CDS encoding oxidoreductase, producing the protein MTTNRPVALVTGASSGIGKETALALGAAGFNVVGTGRDTSRVAPLGGVTFLDLDVASDASVATAVQEVIERFGRIDVLVNNAGIGSLGAAEETSLEQAQGVFDTNVFGVMRMVNEVLPYMRGQGRGRIINLSSVVGFVPQPYMAVYAASKHAVEGYTESLDHEVRDHGIRALLVEPAYTNTGFETNSARPDTPLHAYEKQRQTVDRVMAEAIRDGDDPAVVARAVVAAATDAKPKLRYAAGPTAGRARLLRFVPAWAFDRQIRKMNKLAG; encoded by the coding sequence ATGACGACGAACCGGCCGGTGGCACTCGTGACGGGTGCGTCATCCGGCATCGGGAAGGAAACCGCGCTCGCCCTGGGCGCAGCCGGATTCAACGTGGTCGGCACCGGCCGCGACACCTCGCGCGTCGCCCCGCTCGGCGGTGTGACGTTCCTCGACCTCGACGTGGCCAGTGACGCCTCGGTCGCCACAGCGGTCCAGGAGGTGATCGAGCGGTTCGGGCGGATCGATGTCCTGGTCAACAACGCCGGAATCGGCTCACTGGGTGCGGCCGAGGAAACCTCCCTCGAGCAGGCCCAGGGCGTCTTCGACACCAATGTCTTCGGGGTCATGCGCATGGTGAACGAGGTCCTGCCGTACATGCGTGGCCAGGGGCGCGGGCGCATCATCAACCTCTCGTCCGTGGTCGGATTCGTGCCCCAGCCCTACATGGCCGTCTACGCCGCCTCCAAGCACGCGGTCGAGGGCTACACCGAGTCCCTGGACCACGAGGTCCGTGACCACGGCATACGGGCGCTTCTCGTCGAACCCGCCTACACCAACACCGGATTCGAGACCAACAGCGCGCGGCCCGACACACCCCTGCATGCCTACGAGAAGCAGCGGCAGACCGTCGACCGCGTGATGGCAGAGGCGATCAGGGACGGCGACGACCCCGCCGTGGTCGCCCGGGCGGTCGTCGCGGCAGCCACCGACGCGAAGCCGAAACTGCGCTACGCCGCCGGCCCCACGGCCGGACGCGCACGCCTGCTCCGCTTCGTTCCCGCCTGGGCCTTCGACCGGCAGATCCGCAAGATGAACAAGCTGGCCGGCTGA
- a CDS encoding aldehyde dehydrogenase family protein, translating to MSRNENSVPRSVQEAVHACAVRAKQGSAALARASDAEIDTALRAMAERLHAARGTLTAANQDDLRSATSSGMSKALQDRLRLTGPRLEDMAAGLRTLADVPHEPRDRVLEERPDGLVLLERRRPVGVIGANFEARPNVTLDVASQLLKSRNGGVLRTGSAALRSSQALITHVITPALTDAGLDPDAIQLVPSEDRAAAYALVSLPGTVPLVILRGSGESTRELGRAAARHGVRTLAHADGGGVLYVGRDADEKMVHELVSDSLDRLGVCNRLNLLLIDRAVYERLLPGILKALEDLGITASLPPHTHARGYEWSLDSEHAATVTIDAADGPLEAARIANEETSGLAAAVITQDPDAAARFMDTYGGSGVFWNSTTRLLDGFKLLHLPETGINIDRVPGPRGPVTYRDLYLRQYVVRPASMRS from the coding sequence ATGAGTAGGAACGAGAACAGCGTGCCCCGCTCCGTCCAGGAAGCGGTGCACGCCTGCGCAGTCCGGGCCAAGCAGGGCTCGGCCGCCTTGGCTCGGGCGTCGGACGCGGAGATCGACACCGCTTTGCGCGCCATGGCGGAGCGACTGCACGCGGCACGCGGCACACTGACGGCGGCGAACCAGGACGACCTGAGATCGGCCACGTCCAGCGGAATGTCGAAGGCACTGCAGGATCGCCTGCGGCTGACCGGTCCGCGACTGGAGGACATGGCTGCGGGGCTGCGTACGCTGGCGGATGTGCCGCACGAGCCGCGGGACCGCGTCCTCGAAGAACGCCCCGACGGCCTGGTCCTGCTGGAGCGCCGCCGCCCGGTGGGTGTCATCGGCGCGAACTTCGAAGCCCGCCCGAACGTGACGCTCGACGTCGCCTCCCAGCTCCTGAAGTCCCGCAACGGCGGCGTGTTGCGCACCGGTTCGGCGGCCCTGCGCTCCTCGCAGGCCCTGATCACCCACGTGATCACGCCGGCGCTCACCGACGCGGGACTGGACCCGGACGCCATCCAGCTGGTGCCCAGCGAGGACCGAGCGGCTGCCTATGCGCTGGTGTCACTGCCCGGGACCGTCCCCTTGGTCATCCTGCGCGGCAGCGGCGAAAGCACCCGGGAACTCGGCCGCGCGGCCGCCCGCCACGGGGTGCGGACCCTGGCGCACGCGGACGGTGGCGGAGTGCTGTACGTAGGCCGGGACGCCGACGAGAAGATGGTGCATGAGCTGGTCAGCGACAGCCTGGACCGGCTGGGCGTCTGCAACCGGCTCAATCTGCTGCTCATCGACCGGGCCGTCTACGAACGGCTGCTGCCGGGCATCCTGAAGGCTCTCGAAGACCTGGGCATCACGGCGTCGCTGCCGCCGCACACCCACGCGCGCGGTTACGAGTGGTCGCTGGACTCCGAGCATGCCGCAACGGTGACCATCGACGCCGCGGACGGCCCGCTCGAAGCAGCGCGGATCGCGAACGAAGAGACCTCCGGGCTTGCCGCCGCGGTGATCACACAGGACCCGGACGCCGCTGCCCGGTTCATGGACACCTATGGTGGCTCAGGCGTCTTCTGGAACTCCACCACGCGCCTCCTCGACGGCTTCAAGCTCCTGCACCTGCCGGAAACCGGCATCAACATCGACCGCGTCCCCGGCCCTCGCGGCCCCGTCACGTACCGAGACCTGTACCTGCGCCAGTACGTCGTCCGGCCCGCGTCCATGCGCAGCTGA
- the lipB gene encoding lipoyl(octanoyl) transferase LipB: MQPGEMERVDLGEVPYEVAQADMAGWVAERKQGRTGDRLFLLTHPPVITYTARTPADQLPEPASPISLVEVDRGGHATYHGPGQLIGYLVLNVRELGPRGLIRRLEHALIRALGSLGFDAIRRDTPRGAESLVGVWTPDHRKIASIGMRISGGVTSHGFALNVDPDLDVYTTFMACALPGVRMTSLAQLAAELDRPTPTEAQVRDAVADAVTAELAPTRTLS; encoded by the coding sequence ATGCAGCCAGGGGAGATGGAGCGGGTCGATCTGGGTGAGGTGCCGTATGAGGTGGCGCAGGCCGACATGGCCGGTTGGGTGGCCGAGCGGAAGCAGGGGCGTACTGGGGATCGGCTGTTTCTGCTCACCCACCCTCCCGTGATCACCTACACGGCGCGGACACCGGCCGACCAACTGCCAGAACCGGCTTCACCGATCAGCCTGGTCGAAGTCGACCGGGGAGGTCACGCCACCTATCACGGGCCAGGGCAGCTGATCGGGTATCTCGTGCTGAACGTACGCGAGCTGGGACCGCGTGGCTTGATACGACGGCTCGAACACGCCCTGATCCGTGCGCTGGGATCACTCGGATTCGACGCGATACGCCGGGACACACCCCGAGGCGCCGAGAGCCTGGTCGGCGTGTGGACCCCCGACCACCGCAAAATCGCCTCCATCGGCATGCGCATCAGCGGCGGCGTCACCAGCCACGGATTCGCGCTCAACGTCGACCCGGACCTCGACGTCTACACCACGTTCATGGCCTGCGCCCTGCCCGGTGTCCGGATGACCTCGTTGGCTCAACTCGCTGCCGAACTCGACCGGCCCACGCCCACGGAGGCGCAGGTGAGGGATGCTGTAGCCGACGCCGTAACAGCCGAGCTGGCGCCCACGCGCACACTCTCCTGA
- a CDS encoding phosphocholine-specific phospholipase C, with amino-acid sequence MPEVNRRRFLQVAGATTAFSALSASIQRAAALPAHHRSGTIEDVEHIVVLMQENRSFDHYFGALRGVRGFGDPHPVTLENGSPVWHQSDGTKDVLPFHPEADDLGMQFLEGLPHSWPDGHAAYNGGKYDKWVPAKGTTTMAYLTREDIPFHYALADTFTVCDAYYCSFIGSTDPNRYYMWTGYTGNDGKGGGPVLGNDEVGYDWTTYPERLEAAGISWKIYQDIGDGLDAAGSWGWIADAYRGNYGDNSLLYFNKYRGAKPGDPWYDKARTGTDVKAGDGYFDRLKADVKAGKLPQISWITAPEAFSEHSNWPSNYGAWYISQVLDALTSNPAVWAKTALFITYDENDGFFDHLVPPLPPRDAAHGKSTVDVGPDLFAGSSTHVAGPYGLGPRVPMLVVSPWSKGGYVCSETLDHTSILRFMERRFGVKEPNISPWRRAVCGDLTAAFDFSRKDSRPAALPDTDGYEPPDRERHPDYRPTVPADPSMPKQERGSRPARPLKYAPKVDGSADPKAGTFTLTFASGGKAGGAFLVTSGNRTDGPWTYTTEAGKSVSDTWNSAFSGGSYDLTVHGPNGFLRVFKGPGKTGGPEVTARHVGDNVELTFANKGSGTVSLKVESAYGGRSRTVEVRAGATVRHVVDLRASRRWYDLTVTSETGFLRRFAGHVENGRAGVSDPALGSR; translated from the coding sequence ATGCCTGAAGTCAACCGGCGGCGATTCCTCCAAGTAGCGGGCGCCACAACGGCGTTCAGCGCACTGTCGGCCAGTATCCAGCGGGCCGCGGCACTGCCCGCGCACCACCGTTCCGGCACGATCGAGGACGTCGAGCACATCGTCGTCCTGATGCAGGAGAACCGGTCCTTCGATCACTATTTCGGCGCGCTGAGAGGGGTGCGGGGCTTCGGCGACCCGCACCCGGTGACGCTGGAGAACGGCAGCCCGGTGTGGCACCAGTCGGACGGCACGAAGGACGTGCTGCCGTTCCACCCCGAGGCCGACGATCTCGGGATGCAGTTCCTGGAGGGCCTGCCGCACAGTTGGCCGGACGGGCACGCCGCCTACAACGGGGGCAAGTACGACAAGTGGGTGCCGGCCAAGGGCACCACGACGATGGCGTATCTGACCCGCGAGGACATCCCGTTCCACTACGCCCTCGCCGACACGTTCACCGTCTGCGACGCCTATTACTGCTCGTTCATCGGCTCGACCGACCCGAACCGTTACTACATGTGGACCGGGTACACGGGCAACGACGGCAAGGGCGGCGGCCCCGTCCTCGGCAACGACGAGGTCGGCTACGACTGGACCACCTACCCCGAGCGCCTCGAAGCGGCCGGGATCTCCTGGAAGATCTACCAGGACATCGGCGACGGCCTGGACGCGGCCGGCTCCTGGGGCTGGATAGCGGACGCCTATCGCGGCAACTACGGCGACAACTCGCTGCTCTACTTCAACAAGTACCGCGGCGCGAAGCCCGGCGACCCCTGGTACGACAAGGCCCGCACCGGTACGGACGTGAAGGCCGGCGACGGCTACTTCGACCGGCTGAAGGCGGACGTCAAGGCGGGCAAGCTGCCGCAGATCTCCTGGATCACCGCGCCCGAGGCGTTCTCGGAGCACTCCAACTGGCCCTCGAACTACGGCGCCTGGTACATCTCCCAGGTCCTGGACGCGCTCACCTCCAACCCGGCCGTCTGGGCGAAGACCGCGCTGTTCATCACGTACGACGAGAACGACGGCTTCTTCGACCACCTCGTGCCGCCGCTGCCGCCGCGCGACGCGGCACACGGCAAGTCCACGGTCGATGTCGGCCCGGACCTCTTCGCGGGCAGCTCGACCCACGTCGCCGGGCCGTACGGTCTCGGTCCGCGGGTGCCGATGCTGGTCGTCTCGCCCTGGAGCAAGGGCGGTTATGTGTGCTCCGAGACGCTCGACCACACCTCGATCCTGCGGTTCATGGAGCGCCGGTTCGGGGTGAAGGAGCCGAACATCTCACCATGGCGGCGGGCCGTCTGCGGCGACCTCACCGCCGCGTTCGACTTCTCCCGCAAGGACAGCAGGCCGGCCGCGCTGCCGGACACCGACGGGTACGAGCCGCCGGACCGTGAGCGCCACCCCGACTACCGGCCGACCGTGCCGGCCGACCCCAGCATGCCCAAGCAGGAGCGCGGGTCGCGCCCGGCCCGGCCGCTCAAGTACGCGCCCAAGGTGGACGGTTCGGCCGATCCGAAGGCCGGGACCTTCACGCTGACATTCGCCTCCGGCGGCAAGGCGGGTGGCGCGTTCCTCGTCACCTCCGGCAACCGCACGGACGGGCCCTGGACGTACACCACCGAGGCGGGAAAGTCCGTCTCGGACACCTGGAACTCGGCCTTTTCGGGCGGCTCGTACGACCTGACGGTGCACGGGCCGAACGGCTTCCTCCGTGTCTTCAAGGGGCCGGGGAAGACGGGCGGGCCCGAGGTCACCGCGCGGCACGTCGGTGACAACGTCGAACTGACCTTCGCCAACAAGGGCTCCGGCACGGTGAGCCTGAAGGTCGAGAGTGCGTACGGTGGCCGGTCCCGCACGGTCGAGGTGCGGGCCGGCGCGACCGTCCGCCATGTCGTGGATCTGCGGGCGAGCCGACGCTGGTACGACCTGACCGTCACTTCCGAGACGGGGTTCCTCCGGAGGTTCGCCGGGCACGTGGAGAACGGGCGGGCGGGGGTGAGTGATCCGGCGCTGGGGTCGCGGTAG
- a CDS encoding TetR/AcrR family transcriptional regulator yields MATEVKQSPRERLLEAAATLTYRDGVGIGVEALCKAAGVSKRSMYQLFESKDELLAASLKERSAAFVARALPPADDGRSPRERILYVFERVESQAGAPEFHGCRYLAVQIELKDQTHAASRVAHQIKADLAAFFRSEAERGGASDPDLLARQLILVFDGASARAGIGADKLTGLVAPTVTTLLDAADMH; encoded by the coding sequence ATGGCTACCGAAGTGAAGCAAAGTCCCCGGGAGCGGCTGCTGGAGGCTGCGGCCACGCTCACCTACCGCGACGGCGTCGGCATCGGCGTCGAGGCGCTGTGCAAGGCGGCGGGGGTGTCGAAGCGTTCCATGTACCAGCTGTTCGAGAGCAAGGACGAACTGCTGGCGGCGAGCCTGAAGGAGCGTTCCGCTGCCTTCGTGGCGAGGGCCCTGCCCCCGGCGGATGATGGCCGTTCCCCCCGCGAGCGGATCCTGTATGTCTTCGAGCGGGTGGAGTCGCAGGCGGGTGCGCCCGAGTTCCACGGCTGCCGGTACCTGGCTGTGCAGATCGAGCTCAAGGATCAGACCCACGCCGCGAGCCGGGTGGCCCACCAGATCAAAGCGGACCTGGCGGCCTTTTTCCGTTCCGAGGCCGAACGGGGCGGGGCGAGCGATCCCGACCTGCTGGCCCGGCAGCTCATCCTGGTCTTCGACGGTGCCAGCGCCCGCGCGGGGATCGGCGCCGACAAGCTGACCGGGCTCGTCGCGCCCACTGTGACCACCCTGCTCGATGCGGCAGACATGCACTGA